The genome window CCGGCGATGAAAGCGATCAAGAGGCGAATCGCGACCACATCAATATTGGCAAATTCAGCGACAAGATCATTCCATATCCCAGACAATTGCGAAACCCCTCTTCACATGCTATTTCAAACGAATGATAGTGAGTATGATGTTCCATCATACCACAAAATTTGTCCTGACGGTTGTACTAATCGTCAGAAAACTCCATCTAATAGGTAATCTCCGGGAGATCAAAGGTATGAACATCCAACACAACAAGGAGGTTTTCCACATGGATTGGGTACAACTGGTCAGCAACTACGGGTTCCCCATCGTCGTCAGCCTCTTTCTCCTCACCAAGACTCAACAGAAGTTGGAAGAAGTCTCTACCTTGCTCGCCCGCATTGACGAAGCGCTCGACAATCGCTAAGGTTTGCCCCGCCATCGTGTTCAACTCCCCGAGAGAATGAAAAAGGTCGCCATCCTTCCTCCCCCAAGGATCAGCGGCCTCCTTTTTTTTGCGAGTTTTTGTACACAAAAAAATCGACATACCCCCACTGTATGCCGATCGAATCTCCCCTATGAATTTGTTTTCTGAAGTTCTTTCTCGACGAGGTCCATAAATCCATACGGCAGCTCCTCTCGGTACGAGCGTACGAGCGTGATCAGGCGCAGCGTCAGTTCCTGCTCCAGGTCTTTGGCATCAGATGCCGGCGCTTGGCGGACGTACTTTTGAATCAAGGGCCGAAACTTCTGAATCACCTCGGCCAAGGCATCCCCATCGCCCGCTTTGGCCCGCTGGATGAGGGAGCGCAGCGTTTCTTGCGCCATGCGGCTCACCTCGCTTCCAAAAGGCGTTTGATCTCGGCAAGCGCCTTCCGTTTGCATTTGTTGACCGCCTGCTGCGAGATCTCCAGCACCTCCGCCGCTTCCTGCTCGGTCAGGCATTCGACGAACAGCAACTGCAGGATCAGCTGCTGTCGCGGCGACAGCGACTGCAACGCCCGATGCAGCCCTTCATGCGGCGTGATGTCTTCCAGCGCATCGGTGCGCGCGATCACCTTGTCCTCCACCGACTCGGCCGGGTCCTCGATCAGATCGAGCGCCTCCAGGCCTGTCCCTTCCTCATCGCCGACCGTCCGGTTCAGCCAGAGCGGTTCAATCTGCTGCTTGGTGCGCGTTTTGCGCAGCAGATGCTGTGCTTCATAGTGAATGTGCTTGCGGATAAATCCCAGGAAACGTATCTCGAAGTAGTGGTCCGCAAACCGCCGTTCCAACTCTTCGCGTGCACCCGCACCGTACAGGCGCTGGTTCTCCGGCTCTTCCAAAAAGCACTTCAGCAACGGATTGCTGGCCAAAGACTCGACGGGCAACTGTGCATGCTGAGCCATCCGAACTACCTCCTTTTTCTTCCATAAGCAACTACTAAGTAAATGTTAGATGACAGTTACAAAAACAACCACCACCCTAACATTGCGGGATTTTTCCAAATTGCAAAACTATTATCGAAATGCAAGTTGGAAATCCATTTAATTCTTCTTATTCACTAATGTATTCGCTTATACTATTTATTTTTCCTGCTGGAGGAAAATTTTTCTAACCCTAGTTCGATAGCTCTAGTGAAAGAACCCCTTCCGCTTCCGGAAGAGGTTCTTTCGCATTTACAACTCCGCCCGCAGATACGCAAACCGGGTCGCATGCTCATACTCGTCGGTGAACAGCTGGAACAGCACATCGCGCACCCATTGCAGTTGAGTCATCAGGTACATGTCGCGGTAAAGCTCCACCGCTTCCAGTTCGTCTTCAAAAGCGCCGCGCAGCGCCGTCTGAAAGTCGGGGATCTCCGGACGCGGAGGATAGGCCACTTGCGGCTGTCGGCCGGTCAAGGTGTGGTAGAGATGGCTGAGCAGACGCTCGTGCTTCACCTCATCGTTGTAGGCATGGCGGATCTGCCGTTTTTGAAAGGGGGTCACGGCGCGGACTTCGAGGTCGCGGTACAAGAGCTGCGCCTCGCGCTCGTTGTAGATCGCCTTTAGCACCAGCTGCAAAAAGCGCTTCCGATCGGCAAACGGAGCCACTGACATCTCTTGCGGGTTCCTCACGAAATGGGCATATTCAACAGGCCAATACATGCCGTGATACATGAGCAGAGACCTCCTCCTTACAGATCTTTCTCTGCCCAAGATATTCGCCTGCCTACAGGCTGGTCACCCGCCCGATAAAAAATAGGCTCCTCCTCAGAGAAGCCGTTCCAGCATCATGGCGATGCCGTCGTTGTCGTTCGTGTCGCAGATGACGTCAGCCATCGCTTTCAATTCCGGGTTAGCGTTGCCCATCGCTACACCGGTGCCCGCGTATTGGATCATCTCGAAGTCGTTGTCCTCATCGCCAAAGGCGATCACCTGCTCCCGTGCCACACCGAGGCTCTCGGCGATCAGCGAGAGGCCGGTCGCCTTGTTCACGCCCGCTTTCATCACTTCGATCACGTTCCACGGCGTGCCCCAATAGCGGTGCTCGACGACGTGGGCGTGATGTTCGCGCAGGTGTTTGCGCAGCTCGGGGATGCCCGCTTCCTGCGCCTGGATCAGCAGCGAGGTCGGATGATCCTGCAAAAGGTCGTGGATCACGCCGATGCCCAGCGGTTCGCGTCCGTCGGCGAGAATCTTCAGGAACTGATGGTCATGCTGCTGGAGGTAATAATCGTCTTTGACCTCCGCCATCACATTGTGGATGCCATAGCGTTCGCAGATGTCGATCACGCAAAGCGCCGTCTCGCGGTCCAGCGGAAAATGATGGTGGCCCCACGCTTCATCGGTGACGTGGTGCACCAGCGCGCCGTTGAAGTTGACCATCGGAGTGACGAGACCGAGTTCATGGTAGTAGTTAAGACTTGCCCGCGGTGGGCGTCCCGTTGCGATCACCACGTGGTGGCCGAGTTGTTTCGCCTCTGCCAGCATCCGTTTGGTGCGCGGCGAGATCACCTTTTGCTTCGTCAGAAGCGTCCCGTCCAGGTCGAGGGCAATCAGTTTTCGTGCAGCTTCGTTCATCGGTACCCCTCCTCTAGTCCTAAGTATAGAAAAACTTTTTCTCGTTTTCCACTAAGAAAAGTGACAGAATGCGCAGAGTCTTTCATATGAATGGAGTAGTCACCTAAATTTCGTGGATGAAAGTGTATCAATCTCCCAACTGCGGGACATACAGATAATATACGAGTTTGGAGGCGATATTGATGGAAACTGTAGAACGTTGGACCACACGTTCTGACGCATGGACACCCGAGGACGATCTTAAACTCGCCGAGATCGTTCTGCGTCATATACGAGAAGGCAGTACCCAGTTGAACGCATTCGTAGAGTCGGCCAATCTGCTGGGCCGCACGCCGGCCGCTTGCGGCTACCGTTGGAACGGCGTCGTGCGCAAAACGTACGAAGACAAGATCAAAGAAGCGAAACTGGCCAAGAAAGAAAGGCTTTCCATCCGCCAGCAAGCCAAACAGCGCCGCGCCTACGGGCCCGACCTCGAAGATCCCTCGATCGACGGCATCATCCGCGCGCTGAAAAATCATGAGCGCGAATTTTTTAATCTGCAAGAGAAAGCGCGCAAGCTCGAAGAGCGCGTCGAAGAGCTGAAGGAGCAAGTCGATACCCTGACCGAAGAAAACAGCCTGCTGCGCGGCGGCGAAACAACGCTGTCCCGCCCGGCGAACGAACTGCTCGGCGAAGATTCGAAAGCGCTGCTCGAGATCATGGACCGGGCAAAAAAGATTCTCGAACTGGAACAGCAAGGCTACAAACCGCGCTTTAAAATGGACGATCAAGGCAATCTTGAACGGGTGAGCGAGTAATCGCCCCGTCATCCACGAAGAAAAGGGAGGGTCCTAGTTGGACGCTCCCTTTTTATATTCCGCGTCATAGTAACGCATGAACGCATAGCCCACTTCGGCGCGGGACGCATTCTTTTTCGGATCGAATGCCGGGTACCACAACCCCTGCTCCTTGGCGATCTGGATGTGCCCGTCATACCAGTTCTTTTGGTTCGGGCGGGCCAGCGCCTCGCTCTCCAACCCCAGCATCCGCACGAGGATCGCCATCACCTGCGCCCCGGTCACATTCCCGGCCGGATCGAAGGTGGTGTCGGACGTGCCGAAGATGAATTTGTTTTTGTACGCGACCGCAATGTACGGGTTCGACCAGCGGTCGCTTTTCACATCGCGGAATCTCGTGATCTTCGGGCCGACCTGATCCTGCAGGTGCTGGCCGTTGACCAGGATCGTCGAGAACTGCTCGCGGGAGACGTTGTCGTTCGGGCCGTACGTGCCGTTCGTGTGGCCGACGACCACGCCGAGGTTGACCAGCGCGATGTTCTCCTCATAATACGGATGCGAGAACGGCAGATCGGCAAACAGCGGCTTCCACGCGCCCGATTTGCCGGCGTTTTGGTCGTGCAGTTGCTCGTAGACCGACTCCCCCTTGAGGTAGTCGGACAGCGCCAGCGCGACGTTTTGCGTGGCGAGAATGTTGGAAGCGGTGCCTTTTGCGTAGGCAAAGGCGCCGTCGGCGTTGCGGAAGGCCAGCATGCTGGAGATGACATCGCCGGAGCCTTTTTTCCATGAGGTCGGATCGATGTCGTGCATCAGCAAGGCTTCGGTGACGATCGAGGAGCTGTCCGGGTTCTCCACGCCTTCGTTTTTGAAGCCGCCGAAGTCGCTTTGGATTTGTTTGAGGTAGCCCAGCGCTTTTTGGACGCTGGCGTGGCTTTGCTCCAAGCCCAGCGCTTTCATGGCGATCAGCGCCATCGCTGTCACGTCCGCATCGGAGCGCGGGTTGCCGTTCGACCAGTTGAAGCCACCGTCCGCATGCTGCTTGGACAACAGGTAGTCGGCCGCTTTTTGTTTGTTCGGGATCTCCACGCCCGCTGCGTACAGCGAAATAATGCCATACAGGTGCGGGTTGAGCAGGTCGTCGCCAAAGCCGTAGATCGTGTCGGCGAACTTGCCGTTGTCCTGCTGCGCAGACACCACCGCCTGCACGAGGTCCCGGCGGCCATAGGCGCGCGGGTTCTTCCCGGCGGCGAGCGCGCCGAGCAAGGTGCTTTCGAAGTCGGTGGTCGCGTCGGTGATGTTCAGGTTCTTCTTGAGGTCTGCTTCGCGCCACGTCACGCCGTTTTGTCCGGCCGCAGTGGTCCATCTGGCGCCGGTCGGCGACTCGCCGGCCGCATAGATCGTCAGCGCCGGCCAGTCCATGACGTAGCGGAAATTGTTCTGCGCGAGCTTGCCGCGCAGGTAGTTGAGGGCGCCGTCGCGGACGCCGGTCAGCTCCGCGGTGGTCGCCGCTTGGGCTGTGCTGACCGGAGCGGCGAACAGAGCCACGGCGAGCGCACCGGCAAGCCATTTGCTAGTGTTGGATGTTTTCATCAGTCTGCACCTCCAGCGAGATCGTCGTAAGTTTTTTCCGAAACCGGTAGAGGATCGGGAGAAACGAGCGGGTCAGCAGCAGCGCGAACAGCACGTTGGCCGCCGCGTGCGACACGTCAAACCAAAACGAAGCGGCGTTTGCTGCGACAAAGGTCGTAAAGTTGAGCGGGAAAAAAGTGGTCAGCCAGACCCAGGCGTTCATGATCCAGCCGAACAGGAAGCCCCAGACAGCGCCGAAGACGGCGAGTTCCAGCGGATGCACCTTCTCGCCCCGCCATCTGCCGTACAGCCCCGCCGTGGCCCCGACCAGCCCCCAGGCCATCATCTGCCACGGCGTCCACGGCCCTTGCCCGAAAAACATGTTCGAAACGAGCGCGACCGTCGCACCGACCATGAACCCGGCCCGCGGGCCAAACACAAAACCGGCGAGCAGGATCAAATAGGTCGTCGGCTTGAAATTGGGAAACGGAGCGAAGATGATTCGCCCGACGACCGCCAGCGCCGCCAGCGAGGCGATCAAGGCCATCTCTTTGGAGGAGACTTTCGCCCGCTCGAAGCGCAAGTAGAACAAGCCAAGGCCGAGGAAGAGCAGGACGAATGAGGTCACCGCCCAATTGAGGTCTTCCGTCGGCCAGAGCGCATAGGCCAAAAATGCAAGTCCGGCGGCGACGAGGATCAGGAGCCAGGATATGCCGTTACGCTTCATGAATCATCCCTCCACGCCATTCATCGGTCAACCTTCGGGCCGCAGCCAAAGACTTGAAAAAGACGCCTCGATTCCGCTTCATTGGCGTTCCTCTCCTTGCGTGAGGAATTTCACTCCGTCTTGCAAGGTGACGATGTTTTCGGCGACGCCGCGGAAGACGCGGCCGACTTGGGGGGCGTAGAACATGCCACGGGTCAGCATTTCCTGCGGGGGGCCTGCCGCCGCAACCGTGCCGTCGTCGATCAGCACGATCTGATCGGCGTACTCGGCCGCAAATTCCACGTCATGCGTGATCAGGACGACCGTCCCCCCTTGCTCGAGAAAGGAGCTGAGCCACGCGCCCAAGCTGTCTTTTTGCCCGGCATCAAGCCCGCGCGTCGGCTCGTCGAGCAGGAGCAGCTGCGGATGTTGCACGAGCACGGCGGCCAGCGCAGCACGCTGGCGCTCACCTCCGCTCAAGTCGCGGGGATTGCGATCCTTGTGCCCGAACAGGCCCAGCGAGCGCAGCACTGCACCGATCTCTTGCTCCGCCTCCTCCCCTGTTGTGGAGAGCCCGATCAGTTGGCGCGAGAACTGGCACTCCTGCCATAGCGTGTCGTGGAAGAGATAGTCGCTCGGGTTTTGCGAGAGGTAGCCAACCTCCCCGGCCAGATCGGCCGGGTCGAACTGTCGGCTGTCCCGCCCGTTGATCTCAATGCGGCCCGCTGTCGGCTTGATCAGCGCCGCAAACTGGCGGAACAACGTGCTCTTCCCGGTGCCGTTCGCACCGAGGATGGCGGTGAGGCGCCGTTTGCCGATCTCGAGGTCAAGGCCTTTCAGCACGTCCTCCCCTTCGGGATAGGCAAAGCGCACGTTTTTCGCCACCAGCGCCGGCGTCTCGCTTTTGCTGCGGGGGCTGAACCAGTTCAGCAACCGCTTGCTGCCACGCGGCGCAACCGGCGGTGCGGGCTCCTGCAGCGCAAACGCTGACGTGACCAGCTGCCGCCCTTCCTTGACCGTCAACGGGCGATGCGGAGAGCCCGCCTCCACGAACAGCCGTGTCACTGGAGCCAGCAGTTCTGGGCGCACATCGGCCGCATGGCGGGCAAACCCGGCCGGGTCGCCGTCATACTCGATCTCCCCACCGTACATCGCCGTCACGCGGTCGGCGAGATGCAGCACGCGGTCGAGCCGCTGTTCGACGAGGATGACGGTGATCCCGAGCTCTTCATTCAAGCGCTTGATCAGATCGAGGATCTCCTGCGCTGTGCCCGGGTCGAGCTGCGAAGTCGGCTCGTCAAGCAGCAGCACGTCCGGCTGCAGCGCCATCACCGATGCGATGGCAACTTTTTGCTTCTCGCCGCCGGACAGGTCGTCCGTCTTTTGGCGACGCAGCGCCGTCAGGTCGAAGAACGACATCACTTCCGCGACCCGGCGGCGCATCTCCGCCTGCGGCACGCGCAAATTTTCCAAACCGAACGCGATCTCGCGCTCCACTTCGGTCATCACGAGCTGCTTCTCCGGATCCTGAAAGGTCATGCCGATGTGCCGGGCGATGCCGCGCTCCGGGAACTCGGACAAGTTCTTGCCGCGAAACGCTGCTGCCCCGGCGATCTTGCCCCCGTAGAACTCCGGCACGAGACCGTTTAAGGCGCGGAGCAACGTCGATTTGCCGCAGCCGGACGGGCCGGCCAGCACCACAAATTCGCCGCGCTGCACACCCCAGGTCAGGCGGTTCAGCGCAGGGCGGTCTGCATCGGGATAGCAGTAGGTTAGATTGGTCAGTTGAATCTCTGCGGATGCCATCTAGTTCGATCTCCTTTGTATCAGCAGGGGCACGGTGGCGAGCAGCGCGCCGAGCAGCAGCGCTCCGCCCCAGGTCAGGCTTCCTTCGGCGAGCAAAGGCGTCAGGCGCGGGTAGAATTCGTACGCCGCAGCGCCGAGGTCGGCGAGCAGGAGCAGGACGGCAAGCGCCGCCAGCATCACCGCCCACGTCAGCCAGTCGCTGCCGCCAAAGCGTTCCCGCGAGTACGAGCTGCGGTGACGAGACCCGAAGCCGCGCGCTTCCATCGCTTCGGCGACCTGCCACGACCCTTCCAGGGACGAGATCAGCAGGACGTTCAGCATCCGGCTGTGTTTTTGCAGGCGTTCGCGGGTGCTGCCTTCCTGAAAGCGCACACCGCGCGTCTGCATCACTTCGCCGACGCTTTTCGCCTGCTCAGACAGATATGGAATCAGCCGGGCGGTGAGCATCGCGACCACCGCCGAGCGGCCGGCCCACTTTGCCATCAGACCGAGCGCGCGGTCGGGTGACAGCCAGACGATGTACAGGTTGCAGGCGGCCAACACGATGAACAGGCGCAAGGCCATGATCAGGCCGAACAGCACCGCCTCCAGCGTGATCCGGAGCGTTCCGAACAGGGGCAGGCGCGGCCCGTCATAGAGCACGGTCGCCCCGTTTTTCGAGATCAGCACGTTCAGGATCAGGATGATCAGCAAAAACGGCCAGGTGAACCGCATCATCCGCAACATCGATTTCGCTCCCCCGCCCGCCCGCAACGCGTACAGGGTCACAGCAAGCAGCGCGGCGAGGTACAGCGGATGCGGCGTGATCATCGCCAGCACGATCAGGAGCAGCGGATAGACGGCGAGCGTGGCGGCATGAAAGCGCTCAAGCCTCATGGTGCGACCGGAACTCCGACCGCCGCGCCGTTGCTCAGTACGACGCCGATCTTGCCGCGAAGTTTGCCTTTGGAACTGACCAGCGTGTTCACCGCCGCGTCGAGGGCCGGTTCGTCCATGCCGATCAGCAGCCAGGTCGGCGTGGTGTCGCCATTGCCGGTGCCGGTCGCGGCGATCAGCGCCTGGCCGGTCTGGCCGGACTCATCTCCGGTGTAGTCGAGCATCTGCACCGCACCGTTCTCGATGTGGGCATAGATGCCCGTGCGGGTCGGCGCACTGAACAGATCCTGCACCGACGACTGGCCCTGCAGCTCCGGCCAAGTGCCAAGCACGATGACGTTGGTGGTGTTTTCGATCAGGTTCTGGTTGCCGTACGCAGCGGTGCGGACATTGCCCGCTCCGAAGCCGCGCAAGGCGGTGGCGAGACGGTTGGCATCGTCCGCATGGCTGCCGCTGTAGTAGATCACCGTGCCCGGCCGTGAGCCGTTGTAGCCGACCGTAAACGGGTGCGGGTACGCGCCGACGACGCTCGGCGTGTTCGACCCGGAGCCCGACCAGTCGTGGTAATCCCACCACACCGTATCTCCCGTTTGCGCGCTGTACGCATCCGCACCGACGCCTGCGACCGAACCGTTGACGTAATAGAACCAGTCGCGCTTCTTGCGGGTGAAGATCGACTTGTCCGTATAGCCTGATGCGACGCCATTGATGCTGTTCACAAAACCGCCGCCGTACTTGGTCTCCACTTCCAGATGTGCATGCATGACATCCATCACAGAGTTGCCTTTGTAGTAGTTGAGGTTCTGGCTGAAGACGGACGAGCCGCCAAAGTTGTGTGTGACCAACATGTTGAAGCTGCCCGCCGGCTGTGCTTTCGGCGGAGTGGACGGCTGGGCCGGCTTGGCGGTTCCCGCCCCGCTTCCCGTGCCGGCCGTACCGCCGGTGCCCGTCTTGCCGCCGCCGGACGGCGTCCCTGCAGCAGGCGCTGGCGGGTTCGCCCCCGGCTTCACGGACGGGGTGGCGGTGTTTGGCTGCTCCGGTTGTTTTTCTGCGCCCTGCGCGGTTGACGGCTCTTTGGCGTCGTCTTTCCGGTCGGCAGGCTGTTTCTCCTCGGCTTGGCCTGTTTGTTCCGCTTTCTTGGGGAGCATTTCCTGCTCCGGGAGCTGCACGACCTGTTCCGGCAGCTCGGATTCTGGTTGCTTCGATTCGTCTGCGCTGCCGCAAGCGGTAACCAAGAAGGCAAGCGCAAGAAAAAGTCCAAGGCGTGTAGTGAGCTTCATGGTGCCTGTTCCTCCTGTTCCGTTCGTACCGTTGTAAAAAGCGGGGAGGCTCAACATCTTGAGCCTCTCCCGTACAGCGTACTATTTGCTTTGTTTGTTGATGACATTGACGATCGCCGTCGCCACTTCCGCGCGGGATGCGACGTCATGCGGACGGAAGGTGTTTTCCGCGTCTCCTGCCAGCAGCCCTTTATCGACCGCCGTCTTCACGTACGGCTGTGCCCAGCCGCTGATGCTGTTCCGGTCGTAGAACGGCAGCAGGTTCTTGGTGTTCGAGAGCTCGACGCCGGAGAAGTTGACGAGGACGACCGCCAGCTCTTCGCGGGTCAGGCCGGAGTTCGGACGGAAGGTGCCCGCTTTGTCGCCGCTCATCAAGCCGCGCTCGACCACCGTTTCGATAAACGTCTTGTAGCCGTTCGTCGCTTTGACATCGGAGAACGACTTCGTGCCGCCAAAGTTCAGGTCGCCTTCTGCCAGCGCAAGGATCTTTGCCAGCTCGGAGCGGAGCACGGCGCGCTTCGGCTCGTATTGACCGTTGCCGTTGCCGCTGACCACGCCTTTTTTCGCCAGGTCGAGAATCGAAGATTCCGCCCACTTGAAGCTGCCGAGATCGTCGAACAATGCGTTCGGGTTGCCGACGAGCAGGTTCAAGGTGCCGGTGCGCAACAACTGCGGCACGCCGGTCACGCTGTCCGTCTTGTCGATGTAGAGCTGCAGCAGACCGGCCTGATCCGCTTGCAGCGTCGCCGTGCCTTCTGCGTTGGTCTCGGTGAGCTTGCTGCCATTAGATGCAGTCCGCACGTCCGCTTTGTCGATCTTGACGGTGGAGATGATCGGGTTCCACTCTGCGTCATAGGTGGTCTGCTCCGCCGTGACGTTTACGGTGAACGGAGTGCCGACGGTCGGGGACTTGGTCGAGAAGCTGACTTCCGGGAACAGGGTCTGCGTGTAGTCATAATAGCCCCAGACCACTTCGTCGCCGTCTTTGAGTTCAAACGTTTCGGCAGCAACGCCCGGCGGCTTGCCGTTGACCCAGACCGACCAGCCGGAGTTGGCGTTGAGCTCTTTTTCGGCGAGCTTGCCAACCTTGGTGATATAAGAGCCAAATGAAAGCGTTTTCGCTTCGTAGGTTGTGCCGTCTTGAGCGAGCAGCTTCATCAACGCGCCCATCGCGGTCGGCTGTTGCATGGTGATCACTTCACCGACGTTGTTTTTAAAAGAGGACTGGCCCACATTCAAGAGAACTTCCTTGTGGTCGCCATTGAGGCCGGCCAGGCGGACTTTTACCGTCGCAGTATCGTCCGCCGCAAATACGGATGCTTGCGGGGCGAGCAAGACGGTCGCGAGCAACAGGCTCGCGATACGTTTTTTCATCTTCATAATCTCCTTTCGGGATCGAAAAAATAAAAACTCCCGCCCTTGGGGGCCGGGAGTTGACGGTGTCGTAGGAGCAGGGTATTTGGGCATCACAATCCATGCAAAAAATAGCCTGGTTCCTGTACCTTCCCGCCGAAAGCACCAAGGGACTTGTTAGAAGCAGGTTTCCTGGCTGACGGGTCTGCCGCGTGCTCACACCTTCTCATCCGTCACCCGGACAATGGCATCTGTGAGTGCGTCGCCGTTTACAGTAGCGGGGGCTGCAGTGGATTTGCACCACTTTCCCTTCTCTTCTAACTACAGTGGTAGTTTATCATTTCGCCCGTTGCTAGACAAGAGAAAAGACCAGCCCGCAGGCCGGTCTTACTGTTCCTCAAAGCGGTCTTTGCGCATCTCCGGCACAGCTCCGAGCGGCAGGAAGGCCGCGCGGGAGTTGATCAGAGAATGGTCGATCAGCGAATTGTAGTTGTGCACCATGTCGAGGACTTTTTTAAAATCTTCTTCGGTGTTGAACTCGCCGCGCAGATGGGTGTCAAACAGGGACAATGCGAACTTGCGGTCCGCTTTCGCCTTGTCGATCGCGCCTTGCATGCGAGCGGCCCGCTCGGTGTCGCCGAGCGCTTCCTGCCCTTGCTTCTCGATGGTAAACGCGCCGATGGCAAAGTTAGCCGCTGCGACCGCCGCCTGGATGACCATAAATTCGTTGGAACGGAAAAGTGCTTCGGTAAGCATGAGAATCACCTCGTAGGTAGCTTTCTTGGTTTCAGTTTAGCCGAGTACGGGGTGCAGGTCAAATGTACCTCAGCCGATCAGCGAATAGCCGCCGTCGATGATCAGCGTTTGGCCGACGATCATTCGCGACTGCTCCGTGCAGAGGAAATGCACCGAGTTGGCGATGTCTTCCGGTGTGACCATGCGACCGGCCGGCGTGCGGGTGATCGCATCGCTGATCATCTCGTCGCGGTTGGGGAAATGGGTCAGGGCGTCGGTGTCGACCGCCGCGCCGGAGACGGCGTTGACGATGATGTTTTTCGCCGCCAATTCTGCGCCAAGGTAACGGGTCAACGATTCCAGCGCCGCTTTCGACGTGCCGACCGCCGTGTAGTTTTTCAGAGCAAAACGCGAGCCGAGCGAAGAGATCGCCACGATCGAGCCGCCGCCGCGCGCTTCCATCAGCGGCACCGCTTGCTGGGCGAGGAACAGGAGGGCTTTGGCATTGATGTTCAGCGTCCAGTCCCAATGCTTTTCTTCCACTTCCATCGCCGGGAGCTGCACGCCCGATGCGGCGTTGGAGATCAGGATGTCGAGGCCGCCCATCGTCTCTTTGATCTCGTCGAAGAGCAGGTGGATCTTGTCGAGGTCGCCGACGTTTGCTTTGATGATGTGGCATTTGCGGCCCATGCTCTGGATCAGCGCCTGGGTCTCTTCGGCCGGCTTGCGGTTGCGGAAAAAGTTGATCACGATATCAGCGCCTTCGCTGGCCAGTTTCAGCGCGATCGCTTTGCCGATGCCGCGAGAACCGCCGGTGATGAGTGCTGTTTTGCCTGTGAGTGTGGACATGATGAAGGAATCCCTCCGAGTTAGTAGTTGGTCATAAGAGCAAGTATATCATAAAAAAGCTGCTTCTTCGCAGAAAACGAAGAAGCAGCGATTCTCGTTACGCGTATTTGCGGTAGAGCAGCGCTCCGCCGGCCAGCAGGCACAAGGCCAGCCCGACCCACGGCAGCATCGGCGGCTCTTCACCCGTTTGCGGCAGCGTTCCTCCCGGTGCCGGTTGCGGCTTCGAACCTTCACCCGTGTTCGGTTTGCCCGGCTGCGAAGGTTGGCCGGTCGGTTGACCCGGTGACGGATTCTTCGCTTTGACCAGACCCGCGCCGATCGAAAGGTTGGTCTCCCCTTCGCCGAGCGTCACCGGAGCAGTCCAGCCGGTCGGTTTGGCGTTGGAGTCCGCATTCGGGTCCGAGCCCACGCCGTCCTTGGTCAGGCCGTAACCGGCCGGAACGATAAATTTCAAGCTGTATTCGCCTTTCGGAAGATCAAGGAACTCATAGAAGCCGTGCTGGCCCATGAACATCTTGGTCTTCGTTGTGGCGATCAGCTTGCCTGTTTTGTCATACAGTTCGACGGTCACACCGTCCATGCCTTGTTCAGACGGGTCATGAATGCCGTTGGCATTGGCGTCGAACCAGACAAAGCTTCTGATCTTGCCGAGTTTCAGTTTCGGCGGCTCTTCACCTTTATCCGGCGGCAGGCCGAGCTCGATCAGACCCGCATCGATCGAAGTCTTTGCTTCGCCGATGCCGAGCACGAACAGTCCGGTGCGGCCGGTGGCAGGATTCGCATCCGAGTCGAGGCTGCGCGATGCGCCCATGCCCGGTGTGGTAAATTCAACAGTTGCCGACGGCAGCACGAAGCGGACTTCATAGCTGCCTGCCGCCAGCTTCTCGAATTGGTACCAGCCCGCTTTGCCGTTCATCGTGCGGGTGACGGT of Tumebacillus sp. BK434 contains these proteins:
- the fabL gene encoding enoyl-[acyl-carrier-protein] reductase FabL; the encoded protein is MSTLTGKTALITGGSRGIGKAIALKLASEGADIVINFFRNRKPAEETQALIQSMGRKCHIIKANVGDLDKIHLLFDEIKETMGGLDILISNAASGVQLPAMEVEEKHWDWTLNINAKALLFLAQQAVPLMEARGGGSIVAISSLGSRFALKNYTAVGTSKAALESLTRYLGAELAAKNIIVNAVSGAAVDTDALTHFPNRDEMISDAITRTPAGRMVTPEDIANSVHFLCTEQSRMIVGQTLIIDGGYSLIG